AAAGTTTTTACCACCAAATGCATCGCAGTCTGCCACTCTTCGTTGAAGATCGAGCTGTCGCCGGTCCGCTCAAAATAGGCATTGGCTAAACGGATGGGGTAGCAGAGCGAATCGATTTCCCACTTCCGCTCGTGCACGCCGGGGATGGGTGACGGTCGGTCACTGGCCCAATGAGACGGCTGCGTCAAATCTTTGTAGAAGGCGTTGGCGTAGGGATCTAAGAGAATGCACAAATTCTGACGGTGAATGAGGCCTCTGACCAACCGCGTCAGCTGCTTGTCCGATTTCATGTAAGGTAGGTATGGCCATACTTGTGCGGTGGAATCCCGCAACCACATCGCGTCAATATCTCCAGTGATGATGAAGGCATCGGGCTCGCCATCGACCTCTTCGTAATCAACCGTGGTGTCGAGCGTATTGGGATAGCAGTTTTCGAATAGCCATCCCAACTGCTCGTCCGCGATGTCTGCTTTCACTTTTGTAATCGTCGCTTCGACGGAGGGACTGGTGAACTTGCGTTGATCGATTGGAGGCCGCTTGCTGGCATACGAGCCGCCGTCTTGCGGATCATCAGCATGGGCGACGTGGCGTCCAGCGAGCGTGAGAGTCGCCCCTGCTGCGGCGGTGATTGCTTGACGCCGCGAAAATCCCGGCAAACGATTCGTACTTGGATTGGGATGAGTCATGGTGTTTTGAAAAAGAGAGAGACGCGTATCGATGAGAGACTTCTGCATTCGACTGTCGTTGCCGGGCCGCATGCGTGTCTGGCGGAGTGTGCGCTGTGTGATCGTGCTAGAACCCTGCTAACATTGCGGTGCCGAGGAAGTGCAGCCATCCTCCATACGGTTACCGCAGGCGAAACAGAATTGACAGCCCGGCGGTTTAGCGATTGCCAACTCACCCCATTATACCTGCCTGCGATAACCCGGTTTGAAGACGAACCGCCCTCTTCCCCGGGGGTGAGGGCAGAAACCAGCAGTTTTGAATACCAAAGTCTTACCCGTCGCCAAGGTCAGCTGTCGCTGGCGCAGGGAGAGACACCCCGACAGCGAGCCGATCGGATCCGAGCCGCAGCAAATTAAGACCGAGCTTGTACAGCAATCAACCACCCTGACAATTCGATGCCGTCCTCACGGCCAGGATGGCAGAGCCCAGTTTAAGGCCTAGTCCAGATCTATAGAAATGTCTTCCATGATTCGTAGCGTGGGTCGTCACATGACAAAGTCATCAGCGGGTTGAAGCGTGGCTTGGCCGGGTGCGATAGCAATTTCATGTGAGCCTGTTGCGGAGTTCGACCACCTTTGCGGCTATTGCACCGCAGGCAACTGCACACGATGTTCTCCCACGTTGTCGCTCCGCCATGAGAGCGAGGCACCACATGGTCTAGGCTCAGTTTCGCCAGCGGTTCGGTCTTGCCGCAGTATTGGCAGCGATATTCATCTCGCGCGAACAGGTTACGTCGATTGAATCGCACTGTCTGCACTGGCATCCGATCGAATCGCGTCAAGCGCGCAATTCGAGGGACTTTGATTTCGAATTCGACCGCTTGCAAGAACTCCTCGCCGGGGTGCTTGTCCAGCGAAGCCAATTGGCTCAGTTCGCACCAGGAGTCGAAGTCGTAACTGACGTACTGGCCGTCATCGCAATCGATCACCTCGGCGCAGTCGCGGTACAGTAGCGTCATCGCACGACGCACGTTGACTACTCGAATCGGCATGTAGAACCGATTCAAAACGAGCACATTGGTATCTAAAACCCTTGCGTTCATGGATACTGCTTTCCTCTCGCCTAGCGAAATTGGGATCACGTATTCGTTGCGTCCATATTAGCGGCAGGCACGGCGCCGTTCCACATCGAGAGGCGGATTGTTAAAAAGCTGTCCGAAACACCTCGCCAATACTTTTGTTCATTTGAGACGGTATTCGGTGAAATCGGGTTCACCCGCAACGAGAGACTTCATGGAACCATGATCGAACCAACCGATTTTCTTCACAATCTCATGGCGGGGGTGGCGACACAGTTGATCGCCGAGAGCGTTTCGGATCCCGCGCCCGATCCGGGGTGGTTATTGCAATTGCAGGAATCTGCCAGGCCTGTGGTTACATCGGGGGGGACGTTTCTGATCGCTACCGTACTGGTCCTGATCTGTCTGGGAGCATGGTTGCTCAATTTGATCGCCTTGCCTGGCAATTGGCTGGCGGTTTTGGCGATGGGAGTCTACGCCTGGCTAGGACCCGAATCGGGCCGAGGTCAGCTCGGCCTGGTGCCGTTGGGCCTAGCATTTTTAGCGGCGATTCTGGGCGAAATCGTTGAGTTCGCTGCTGGAGCGGTCGGTGCAAGTCGCGCCGGGGCTAGTCGACGGGGGACCATCATGGCCATCGGTGGTTCCATGATGGGTGCGATCGCAGGTGGCATCATTGGTCTACCCATCCCGGTGATCGGCCCAGTCCTCGCTGCGTTATTGTTTGGGGGATTGGGCGCCACTGCTGGGGCCATGCTGGCGGAATGGCAGGATGGGAAGCCTTGGCGAGAGAATTGGCGGATCGGCCACGCCGCATTTTGGGGACGAACAACAGGCACGGTTGGCAAAATGTTGATTGGAATCTTGATCGTGCTGATTTGCCTGATCGCTGTGCTGATCTAGGATTTTCCGAGGAATTTGGCTAATCTGACAGCAGTTTCCGTGATTTCCAATTCTTCCACTCTCGGCCTGCTGCCTCTTATTTATGCTCAAAGCGCTCGAGCTGGCCGGATTCAAGAGTTTTGCGGATCGAACCCGCTTTGATTTTCCTGATGGGATCACCGTCGTGGTTGGGCCCAATGGGTCCGGGAAATCGAACATCGTCGATGCCATGAAGTGGGTGCTGGGGAGCCAGAGCGCAAAAAGTTTGCGTGGGAAAGACATGTCCGACGTGATCTTCAAAGGATCGCAGACGCGTGGCCCCGCCGGTGCCGCTGAGGCGACCATCATCTTCGATAATACGGGCGGCGAACTCCCTGTGGACGCCCCCGAGGTCCACGTTACACGCCGCGTATATCGCAGCGGTGAAGGCGAGTACCTGATCAACAACCAAGCGGTCCGGTTGAAAGATATCCGTGCGTTGATTCGCGGTACCGGGATCGGCATTGACGCCTACAGCCTCATCGAGCAGGGCAAAGTCGATCGGATGCTGCAGGCGAATGCGAAGGACCGCCGCGCGATTTTCGAAGAAGCCGCCGGCATCAGCCGCTTCAAGGCAAAAAAAGTGGAGGCGGAGCGGCGATTGGCCCGCGTCCAACAGAACCTGACGCGACTGGGAGACATCGTCGATGAAGTTGCCACGCGCCTGAAGACGCTCAAAAGCCAGGCTGGAAAAGCGGAACGATACCGCCAGGCGAGTGATCGCCTCAAAGAACTACGTACCGTCGTCGCCTGGACCGATTGGCTGGCGTTGTGCGATGAATTGAAATCGGCACAGCAGCGATTGACCGACGCCACAGCTGAGCATACCCGCCTGGAGGCGGAACGCGAGTCGCTCGAGGAACAGCGTCAAACCGCCGAACAGGGGCTACAGGCGATTGCCGACGAAGCTCGTGATGCGGAGCGGACGCGCGGCGAACTGTCCGGCGAAGTTGCGCGACTGCAAGGCCGCCGCGAATCAGACCAGACCACGTTCGTCGAGCAGCGACGAGCGCTCGCCAGTCATTACCGCCGCTTGCGAGTCACTCGCACGGCATCCGGAAATGCGACCGCCGATCTGCAGAAAGCCATTTCAGACTGGGAGCTCGCCCAAACCCAAGCTGCTGAGGTGCTCGCGAAGAAGCAACAGATTACCGCCGATCGTGATCGCTTCCAAAGCCAAGTCCATGCCATCGCGGATCGGCGTGACGAGTTGCAGCGAGAGCACTTGGCGTCGGTCAGACGCGTTGCTGATCACGAGGCTAACCGTCAGAGAGTCTCCCAGCAGATCGTCGAGGCCAAACGGGCAATCGCTGAAACACAGCGAAGCCTTGAGGTTGCCCAGGAAAACCTGTGTGCTGCCCAGGAAGAATACGAAGCTGCCAATGCTCAAGTAGCCCAGCTCGTTGCTGAAATCGCCACATCCCAAAAACACGTCGAGATCGCAGACGCGAAACTTGCCGAAACTCGCCGCGTGTTCGAACGGCGGCGGGATGAAGTCGGGTCGCTGAAGATTCGCCTGCAAGGGATCACGGAACGTGCCAAGGTGCTCGGTGAGCTCGAAGCACGGCACGATGGGGTCAGCGGCGGTGTGCGTGAAATTTTGACATTGCCGGAAGGTCCACTCCGCAGCCAGTTGGTCGGTCTGGTCGCAGAGTGTTTTGACGTCGATCGACAGGTTGCTATGCTGATTGATGCCGCCCTGGGCCCGCGCAGCCAATACGTGATCGTGCGTGGTGCGGCGATCCACGACGCCATCGCTGCAGGTGAGCTACAGGTTCCCAGCCGAGTGGGGATCATCCGCTTGGATGAATTGCCCAACCGCCGCCCCGGCGATCAGATTCGGCTCGATGGGCTCGCAGGAGTGATTGGACGGGCAGATCGCATGGTCGAGTGCCATGCCGATCTGCAGCCACTGGTCCGTCACCTACTGGGAAACACTTGGCTGGTCGATTCCATCACGACCGCCATGGGACTTCGAAAACTCTCAGGGGCTGGCCTGCGATTCGTCACGGCTTCCGGCGACCTGCTCGATAACGATGGATCATGCGTCCTCGGCCCTCCCGGTGGCGAAAGTGGGCTCATCAGTCGCCGCAGCGAGCTGCAAGCAGCGCGGTCGGAGATGCAGCACTACGGATTCCAGATCAACGAAGGCGAAAAGGAACTCGCTCGTCTGGCCGGTGAGATTGACGAGCATGCAGCCGAATTCGGTCGTCACGAACAGGCTCAACGCAATTGGATCACCGCTCATGCCGCTGCGGAGGCTCGCAGCCATCACGTGGCTGAGCGGTTGGCCGCGAGGCAGGCGTCAGTCGATCAATTCAGCATCGCCAGTCGCGAACACCAACAGTCCCACGACCTCGCCAAGCAGCAAGACAGCAAACTGCAGGCGGCCATTGACGAGGGGAAATCGGCTATCGATCAGCTCGAACAGCAACGCTCAGCAATTGAATCGGAACTGAGTGATGCGACTGCGGAATTGCAAGCCGTGCAGAGCGAAGCGATGAACGTGTCGGTCGAATCGGCAAGGTTAGAACAACAGGTGGAATCGCTCGCGACGGCTGCCGAGGTAGCACGCCGAGACCAGACTCAACGTGAGGCAGCCAAACAGGAATTACGCGACGCGATCGCGCACACTCGGTCGCGCCTTGCCCAAGTGGAAGCCAGCATCGTTGGCGCAGACGATCGTTTGGCCGAACGATTGATTGCCATGGAGGCCGTCGACGAACAACTTCGCCAGTTCGCTCACCGCGCCGCATCACAGCGTGCTGTGGCGAAGTCCGTGCAAGCGAAATCGCAGGCTGGCGCAAAGGCCGCGACCGCGGCCACGGAAGCCATGGCATCGATTTCCTCGGCACGCGATGCTGCGGAACTCAAACGCACGACGCTCGCTGAGCGAATTGCCGAAGACTACAGCATCGATCTGCGAAATGACGAGCCGCCCGAAGAACTCGCTGAAATCGAGGACCGCGACGAGGTCGATGCGGAAATCAGCAAACTTCGCACAGCAGTCCAAAATGTCGGATCGGTCAATATGGAAGCTCTCGAAGAGCTCAATGAGCTGCAGGTTCGCTATGATGAGCTGCATGGGCAATACCAAGACCTGACCGCGGCCAAGGATTCCCTCCAACGAGTGATCGCGCGGATCAACGCGGACTCGCGACGCTTGTTCCTTGATACGCTCGAAGCGATCCGGCAAAACTTTCAAAAGCTCTATCGAAAGTCATTCGGCGGTGGACATGCGGATTTGGTGCTGGAAGAGTGCGACGACCCGCTCGAAGCCGGTGTGGAAATTGTCGCCACCCCGCCCGGCAAACCCAGTTTCAGTAACTCGCTTCTTTCCGGTGGTGAGAAGGCCCTGACCGCGGTCGCGCTGCTGATGTCCATCTTCCAGTACCGCCCCAGTCCGTTCTGTGTCCTCGACGAAGTCGACGCGCCTTTCGATGAAGCCAACATTGGCCGATTCGTGACCGTGCTCAATGAGTTTCTCGATCAATCCAAATTCGTCGTCGTCACTCACAGCAAAAAAACGATGACCGCAGCAACCACTTTGTATGGCGTTACCATGCAAGAGTCCGGTGTCAGCAAACAGGTCTCGATCCGCTTCGAGGATGTCAGCGAGGACGGCCAAATCAGCGCGGCATGAGCGAGATTCAGGCGACGCCCGGTGATGTCGCTGCCTGATTGGCATCGCTGCCTCATACTCGTTCATTCGCACGCGAGTCGTCCCCTGTTGCCCAACGCTTACGGGCAATCTGCCATTCTGC
This genomic window from Allorhodopirellula heiligendammensis contains:
- the smc gene encoding chromosome segregation protein SMC, which gives rise to MLKALELAGFKSFADRTRFDFPDGITVVVGPNGSGKSNIVDAMKWVLGSQSAKSLRGKDMSDVIFKGSQTRGPAGAAEATIIFDNTGGELPVDAPEVHVTRRVYRSGEGEYLINNQAVRLKDIRALIRGTGIGIDAYSLIEQGKVDRMLQANAKDRRAIFEEAAGISRFKAKKVEAERRLARVQQNLTRLGDIVDEVATRLKTLKSQAGKAERYRQASDRLKELRTVVAWTDWLALCDELKSAQQRLTDATAEHTRLEAERESLEEQRQTAEQGLQAIADEARDAERTRGELSGEVARLQGRRESDQTTFVEQRRALASHYRRLRVTRTASGNATADLQKAISDWELAQTQAAEVLAKKQQITADRDRFQSQVHAIADRRDELQREHLASVRRVADHEANRQRVSQQIVEAKRAIAETQRSLEVAQENLCAAQEEYEAANAQVAQLVAEIATSQKHVEIADAKLAETRRVFERRRDEVGSLKIRLQGITERAKVLGELEARHDGVSGGVREILTLPEGPLRSQLVGLVAECFDVDRQVAMLIDAALGPRSQYVIVRGAAIHDAIAAGELQVPSRVGIIRLDELPNRRPGDQIRLDGLAGVIGRADRMVECHADLQPLVRHLLGNTWLVDSITTAMGLRKLSGAGLRFVTASGDLLDNDGSCVLGPPGGESGLISRRSELQAARSEMQHYGFQINEGEKELARLAGEIDEHAAEFGRHEQAQRNWITAHAAAEARSHHVAERLAARQASVDQFSIASREHQQSHDLAKQQDSKLQAAIDEGKSAIDQLEQQRSAIESELSDATAELQAVQSEAMNVSVESARLEQQVESLATAAEVARRDQTQREAAKQELRDAIAHTRSRLAQVEASIVGADDRLAERLIAMEAVDEQLRQFAHRAASQRAVAKSVQAKSQAGAKAATAATEAMASISSARDAAELKRTTLAERIAEDYSIDLRNDEPPEELAEIEDRDEVDAEISKLRTAVQNVGSVNMEALEELNELQVRYDELHGQYQDLTAAKDSLQRVIARINADSRRLFLDTLEAIRQNFQKLYRKSFGGGHADLVLEECDDPLEAGVEIVATPPGKPSFSNSLLSGGEKALTAVALLMSIFQYRPSPFCVLDEVDAPFDEANIGRFVTVLNEFLDQSKFVVVTHSKKTMTAATTLYGVTMQESGVSKQVSIRFEDVSEDGQISAA
- a CDS encoding HNH endonuclease, whose translation is MNARVLDTNVLVLNRFYMPIRVVNVRRAMTLLYRDCAEVIDCDDGQYVSYDFDSWCELSQLASLDKHPGEEFLQAVEFEIKVPRIARLTRFDRMPVQTVRFNRRNLFARDEYRCQYCGKTEPLAKLSLDHVVPRSHGGATTWENIVCSCLRCNSRKGGRTPQQAHMKLLSHPAKPRFNPLMTLSCDDPRYESWKTFL
- a CDS encoding DUF456 domain-containing protein, whose product is MIEPTDFLHNLMAGVATQLIAESVSDPAPDPGWLLQLQESARPVVTSGGTFLIATVLVLICLGAWLLNLIALPGNWLAVLAMGVYAWLGPESGRGQLGLVPLGLAFLAAILGEIVEFAAGAVGASRAGASRRGTIMAIGGSMMGAIAGGIIGLPIPVIGPVLAALLFGGLGATAGAMLAEWQDGKPWRENWRIGHAAFWGRTTGTVGKMLIGILIVLICLIAVLI